A single Ananas comosus cultivar F153 unplaced genomic scaffold, ASM154086v1, whole genome shotgun sequence DNA region contains:
- the LOC109705550 gene encoding lipase-like PAD4 has product MDALKEEEDDSMFETSHVLGSLVASSPLLGHAWRACARADAAGPRSFVAERPGGGGGAAVHVAFSGASAAAAAAAADAGGDALRPVPIGGGGGGGLFSQLVGGGGGGGGDGEEEVLVQAWALRFYVALCKTPEYQMLLDDVKDKSVVFTGHAMGGAVASLAALHFLCSSFCFTSSTTKSLLCVTFGSPLLGNEALSRAILRERWNGNFFHVVSQHDFMPRLFFCPLNSISSRLRTYLQSRQFSMHAPNEEKMELHKFISPHIAAAVTGQKQKRKLSAVVYDRSPYKPFGNYGLCSMEGMVCIDNPTAVAQMLYVTFVTNWQSNSNIEEHLSYGDLVVNISQNLLKRKRISVEDEDPKSNYESGISLALEASGIGVKGIGAMAARECLKQSKRMGQSPNLICANLAIRLGKITPCRAQIEWYKTSCDDDMGYYDAFKLRKAKKDSKANMNRIKLAKFWDSVIEMLQNNQLPYDFHKRAKWANAAQFYKLLVEPLDIAEYYRSRYHKTKGHYLTHGRERRYEIFDKWWEGKKDCVDTTNMKRSKFAGLTQDSCFWAKVEEAMEWLDDLRSQSDPAKVAQLRKKLNEFDCYSKRLVERKDVSIDVLAPRSSFRLWLEEWKDLKFNPSF; this is encoded by the exons ATGGACGCgctcaaagaagaagaagacgactccat GTTCGAGACGAGCCACGTGCTGGGGAGCCTCGTCGCGTCGTCCCCGCTCCTAGGGCACGCGTGGCGCGCGTGCGCGCGCGCGGACGCGGCGGGGCCGAGGAGCTTCGTGGCCGAGCGCccgggcgggggcggcggcgcagCCGTCCACGTCGCGTTCTCCGGCGCCAGcgccgcggcggccgcggcggccgcGGACGCGGGAGGGGACGCGCTCCGACCGGTGcccatcggcggcggcggcggtggagggcTCTTCTCCCAGCttgtgggcggcggcggcggcggcggcggggatggGGAGGAGGAGGTGCTCGTGCAAGCTTGGGCTTTGCGTTTCTATGTCGCCTTGTGTAAGACACCGGAGTATCAA ATGCTTCTGGATGATGTCAAAGACAAATCAGTGGTATTCACAGGCCATGCAATGGGCGGTGCGGTCGCTTCGCTTGCGGCCCTTCACTTCCTTTGCTCATCGTTCTGCTTCACTTCTTCAACCACCAAATCCCTCTTATGCGTCACCTTCGGAAGTCCGCTTCTCGGAAATGAGGCTCTATCTCGAGCCATTCTTAGAGAAAGATGGAATGGTAACTTCTTCCACGTCGTCTCACAGCACGATTTCATGCCAAGGCTCTTCTTTTGCCCTCTCAACTCAATTTCTTCTCGTCTTAGAACCTACTTGCAGTCGAGGCAATTCTCAATGCATGCACCTAATGAAGAAAAGATGGAACTGCATAAGTTTATATCTCCGCATATTGCTGCTGCCGTGACCGGGCAGAAGCAGAAGCGGAAGCTATCTGCTGTGGTTTATGACAGAAGCCCTTACAAGCCATTTGGGAACTACGGTTTGTGCTCTATGGAGGGAATGGTGTGCATTGATAATCCAACTGCAGTGGCACAGATGCTCTATGTGACATTCGTAACTAATTGGCAGTCAAACTCCAACATCGAGGAGCATCTTTCTTATGGTGATCTTGTAGTGAATATCTCGCAAAACTTGCTAAAGAGGAAGCGAATTTCCGTTGAAGATGaggaccccaaatcaaactaCGAGTCAGGGATTTCACTCGCACTCGAGGCATCGGGTATCGGAGTAAAG GGCATTGGAGCTATGGCTGCACGCGAGTGCCTAAAACAATCGAAGAGGATGGGCCAAAGTCCTAATCTGATCTGTGCCAATCTAGCAATCAGGCTTGGCAAAATAACCCCATGTCGGGCTCAAATCGAATGGTACAAGACCTCTTGCGACGACGACATGGGCTACTACGATGCATTCAAGCTTAGGAAGGCCAAGAAGGACTCCAAAGCAAACATGAACCGAATAAAACTAGCTAAATTTTGGGACAGCGTGATTGAAATGCTTCAAAACAACCAACTTCCTTATGATTTCCACAAAAGAGCCAAGTGGGCTAATGCAGCTCAATTCTACAAGCTTCTGGTTGAGCCATTGGACATTGCTGAGTATTACAGAAGCCGGTATCACAAGACTAAAGGCCATTATTTGACTCATGGGAGAGAAAGGAGGTACGAGATCTTCGATAAGTGGTGGGAAGGGAAGAAGGATTGTGTTGATACCACGAATATGAAGAGGAGTAAGTTTGCTGGGTTGACTCAAGATTCGTGTTTCTGGGCGAAGGTCGAAGAAGCAATGGAGTGGCTGGATGATTTGAGAAGCCAGAGTGATCCTGCGAAGGTGGCGCAATTGAGGAAAAAGTTGAATGAATTTGATTGTTACTCGAAGCGATTGGTGGAGAGGAAAGATGTGTCGATAGACGTGTTGGCCCCGCGCTCGAGCTTCAGGCTGTGGTTGGAAGAATGGAAGGATCTCAAGTTTAACCCCAGCTTCTAA
- the LOC109705546 gene encoding LRR receptor-like serine/threonine-protein kinase GSO1, with the protein MERYAHISFPFPIIFSCFFFFTIFFIHGLLASSSQLNQTQVEIMRNLSKTLNSLTGSNSEWNTTNPDPCSWERVTCSPQSSPDAAVTQLSFSGLGLSTTKNSSFSTLLFDLICGLNTLEHLDLSLNSITTLPESFFADCVGLSGLKSLNLSYNGLDGALGNFSNFAGLETLDLSFNHLTGPVHNQFDSLSRLKSLNLSSNRMVGTVQSLLGGGKVLTLEELVLSSNNFSGNIPNSVSEYANLTLLDLSQNSFNGSLPNGFGEFPKLETLLLSSNNLVGDIPASLSGIATLSRFAANENKFSGTIPGGLTKYMRILDLSYNQLGGEIPSDLLSPPSLESVDLTGNHLEGAIPANLSQGLYRLRLGGNLLNGTIPEAIGLLSGLKYLELEGNKLDSGIPSQIGDCENLTLLNLADNRLRGGIPKELGNLRQLVELELQMNNLSGGIPNEIFQLSSLSTLNLSRNSFSGEISSAISGLKKLTNLDLNDNMFFGSIPSSINNLNNLIELQLGNNNLSGTVPPMPSSLTIALNLSSNLFGGSIPSYLGSLSELEVLDLSHNNFSGEVPNSLTKLQSLTLLVLSYNRLSGVLPQFPPYVNVITNGNVDLIGTNDGTGTVTKKKRSSLMIIILAIIGAFLGLGLIAAVLLYVFSKRFYRVEDEGIEISENPPQIVDGCFVTSNSIHRSAIDFSKAMEAVSDPRNVTLKTRFCTYYKAAMPNGTSYSVKKLNWSDKSVPSGTHEKFGQELESLGRLSSSNVMVPLAYVLTEDSAYLFYENAHEGTLFEFLHRSKENILDWSSRYSIALGVAQGLTFLHGCAQPVLLLDLSTLTIHLKSTTEPQVGDIELCKVIDPSKSTGSLSTVAGSVGYIPPEYAYTMRLTMSGNVYSFGVILLELLTGKPPVSEGVELAKWALSYSTRRDQREQILDPRVSKASLGVRSQMLSVLKVALACVNLSPEARPKMRHVLSMLFNAK; encoded by the exons ATGGAGAGGTATGCCCACATCTCCTTCCCTTTCCCCATCATCttctcctgcttcttcttcttcaccatcTTCTTCATCCATGGCCTTTTAGCTTCTTCCTCACAACTCAATCAAACCCAAGTGGAGATCATGAGAAACCTCTCCAAAACCCTCAACTCCTTAACAGGATCCAATTCTGAGTGGAACACCACAAACCCAGATCCCTGCTCGTGGGAGAGGGTCACTTGCTCTCCCCAATCCTCTCCAGATGCTGCAGTGACCCAGCTCTCCTTCTCAGGGCTTGGTCTCTCCACCACCAAAAACTCCTCCTTTTCCACCCTCCTTTTTGATCTCATCTGTGGCCTCAACACCCTGGAGCACCTGGACCTCTCCCTCAATTCCATCACCACCCTCCCCGAATCCTTCTTCGCCGACTGCGTCGGGCTCTCCGGATTGAAGTCCCTGAACCTCAGCTACAACGGGTTGGATGGAGCACTTGGTAACTTCTCAAACTTTGCGGGTTTGGAGACTCTGGATTTGTCCTTCAATCACTTGACAGGGCCTGTTCACAACCAATTCGATTCGCTGTCGCGGTTGAAAAGCTTGAATCTTAGCTCCAATCGCATGGTGGGCACAGTTCAGAGCTTGCTCGGCGGTGGTAAAGTTCTCACCTTGGAAGAGTTGGTTCTCTCCTCTAACAATTTCAGTGGAAACATACCCAATTCGGTCTCCGAGTACGCGAACCTCACTCTCCTGGATCTTAGCCAGAATAGCTTTAATGGGTCCCTTCCTAATGGCTTCGGAGAGTTTCCGAAGCTGGaaaccctcctcctctcctcaaACAACCTCGTCGGGGATATCCCGGCGAGCTTATCCGGTATCGCGACGCTCTCGCGCTTCGCGGCCAATGAGAACAAGTTCTCCGGGACAATCCCCGGCGGGCTCACAAAGTACATGAGGATTTTGGACCTCAGTTACAATCAATTAGGCGGGGAAATCCCTTCCGACCTCCTATCGCCGCCTAGTTTGGAGTCGGTCGATCTCACCGGTAATCATCTTGAAGGGGCCATCCCCGCAAACTTGTCGCAAGGGCTTTATCGTCTTCGACTTGGCGGGAATTTGCTCAATGGAACAATTCCGGAGGCGATTGGGCTACTCTCGGGCTTGAAATACTTAGAATTGGAAGGTAACAAGTTGGATTCGGGTATCCCTTCTCAAATCGGCGATTGCGAGAATCTCACACTGTTGAATCTCGCTGACAATCGTTTGCGGGGAGGGATTCCAAAAGAGTTGGGTAATCTTCGGCAATTAGTGGAGTTGGAGCTCCAGATGAACAATCTTAGTGGAGGGATACCTAATGAGATTTTCCAGCTTTCTAGCCTGAGCACGCTAAATCTCAGCCGAAATTCTTTCTCCGGGGAGATATCGTCGGCGATTTCCGGCTTGAAAAAGCTTACGAATTTGGATTTGAACGACAACATGTTCTTTGGATCGATACCCAGCTCGATTAACAACTTGAATAATTTGATCGAGCTTCAATTGGGGAACAACAACTTGAGTGGGACAGTTCCGCCCATGCCGAGTAGCTTAACGATCGCTCTAAACCTAAGCAGCAACCTCTTCGGAGGGTCGATACCTTCGTATCTCGGCTCTTTGTCCGAATTGGAAGTTCTCGATCTCTCCCACAATAATTTTTCCGGCGAAGTCCCAAACTCTCTCACTAAGCTGCAATCTTTAACGCTTTTGGTGCTCTCTTATAATCGACTCTCCGGGGTCCTTCCTCAGTTCCCTCCTTACGTGAATGTCATTACAAATGGAAATGTGGACCTTATAGGAACCAATGATGGAACCGGCACTGTCACAAAGAAGAAGAGATCGAGTCTTATGAtcatcatactcgctataattGGTGCTTTTCTTGGTTTGGGCTTAATTGCGGCGGTACTTCTATATGTGTTTTCTAAGAGATTTTATCGGGTGGAAGATGAAGGTATCGAAATCTCGGAGAACCCTCCTCAAATTGTGGATGGTTGTTTCGTGACGTCGAACAGCATCCACCGGTCCGCGATCGACTTCTCCAAAGCCATGGAAGCAGTTTCGGACCCGCGCAACGTCACTCTCAAAACGAGGTTTTGTACCTATTACAAAGCTGCGATGCCGAACGGAACCAGCTACTCGGTAAAGAAGCTCAACTGGAGCGACAAGAGCGTCCCGAGCGGGACCCACGAGAAGTTCGGGCAAGAGCTTGAAAGCTTGGGGAGGCTAAGCAGTTCGAACGTAATGGTTCCGCTCGCTTACGTACTGACCGAGGATAGCGCTTATCTCTTCTACGAGAACGCGCACGAAGGGACGTTGTTCGAGTTTCTTCATAGAAGTAAAGAAAACATTTTGGATTGGTCGTCCAGGTACAGTATAGCGCTTGGGGTCGCGCAAGGGTTGACTTTCCTTCACGGGTGCGCTCAACCCGTTCTTCTTCTCGATCTTTCGACGCTGACCATTCACTTGAAGTCGACCACCGAGCCTCAGGTTGGAGATATCGAGCTTTGTAAAGTTATCGATCCGTCCAAGAGCACGGGGAGCCTTTCTACTGTCGCTGGATCGGTCGGGTACATTCCTCCGG AGTATGCGTATACTATGAGGTTGACGATGTCCGGCAATGTGTACAGCTTCGGGGTTATCTTGCTCGAGTTGCTGACGGGGAAACCGCCCGTCAGCGAGGGGGTCGAGTTAGCCAAATGGGCCCTCAGCTATTCGACTAGGCGTGATCAGAGAGAGCAAATTCTGGACCCGAGGGTTTCAAAAGCATCACTCGGCGTCCGATCTCAAATGCTATCGGTCTTAAAGGTCGCCCTAGCCTGTGTCAATTTATCTCCCGAGGCGAGGCCGAAAATGCGGCATGTGTTGAGTATGCTATTCAACGCGAAATGA